A stretch of Sinimarinibacterium sp. NLF-5-8 DNA encodes these proteins:
- the tsf gene encoding translation elongation factor Ts: MMAQVTAALVKELRDRTGAGMGDCKKALDATGGDIELAVEKLRMDGAAKADKKASRTAAEGVLSFAVDDAAVAVAELNCETDFVGKGDEFRALAKRAAEAALKHRPATVEALVQINDGAETLDETRRAMVGRIGENMTIRRFEVVEKAGGPLVTYMHPGDKIGVIVAMASGDQTTAKDVAMHIAAMSPRFMDAASFSDEAIAAERKIIEATVAQEQDEAKAESEKLAAVLAEMDAEKTNGVYDGLSDEDKKSWDDDYAVIKKKFGGGFRAKPAEILAKMIDGKVNKFISENTLMGQQFVKSSDQTVEQMLKDKGAKVARFVRFAVGEGIEKQQVDFAAEVMAQAGIKA; encoded by the coding sequence CTGATGGCGCAAGTAACTGCTGCCCTTGTCAAGGAATTGCGTGACCGCACCGGTGCGGGGATGGGCGATTGCAAAAAAGCCCTGGATGCCACAGGTGGCGATATCGAACTGGCGGTTGAAAAGCTGCGCATGGATGGCGCGGCCAAGGCCGATAAAAAAGCCAGCCGCACAGCGGCCGAAGGGGTTCTGTCCTTTGCCGTGGATGATGCGGCAGTTGCCGTGGCAGAACTGAACTGCGAAACCGATTTTGTCGGCAAGGGTGACGAGTTCCGCGCGCTGGCCAAACGCGCTGCCGAGGCCGCGCTCAAGCATCGTCCGGCCACGGTCGAGGCCTTGGTTCAGATCAACGACGGCGCCGAAACGCTCGATGAAACCCGTCGCGCGATGGTCGGGCGCATTGGTGAGAACATGACCATCCGTCGCTTTGAAGTGGTCGAAAAGGCGGGCGGTCCGCTGGTGACCTACATGCACCCCGGCGACAAGATCGGCGTGATCGTGGCCATGGCGTCTGGTGATCAGACCACGGCCAAGGATGTGGCCATGCACATTGCTGCAATGAGCCCGCGCTTCATGGATGCCGCTTCATTTTCCGATGAGGCCATTGCTGCCGAGCGCAAGATCATCGAAGCCACCGTGGCGCAGGAGCAGGATGAGGCCAAGGCCGAATCTGAAAAACTGGCAGCGGTATTGGCCGAGATGGATGCCGAAAAAACCAACGGCGTCTATGACGGCCTGTCCGATGAGGACAAAAAGAGCTGGGATGATGACTATGCGGTCATCAAGAAGAAGTTCGGCGGTGGTTTTCGTGCCAAGCCTGCCGAAATTCTGGCCAAGATGATCGACGGCAAGGTCAACAAGTTCATCTCTGAAAACACGCTGATGGGACAGCAGTTTGTCAAAAGCAGCGACCAGACCGTTGAGCAGATGCTCAAGGACAAGGGCGCCAAGGTGGCGCGCTTTGTACGCTTTGCGGTGGGTGAAGGCATCGAAAAACAGCAGGTTGATTTTGCTGCCGAAGTGATGGCGCAAGCCGGCATCAAAGCCTGA
- the plsX gene encoding phosphate acyltransferase PlsX: protein MVAADPVVLAIDAMSGDHGHKVIVDAALLALSSHPELHLVLVGDEPTLRATLEMRHASDNARIQLQHAAEVVAMDESPSKVLRGKKDSSMRVAIDAVKSGRAQAAVSAGNTGALMATAKFVLKTLPGIDRPAIISPLPSQRGRVYMLDLGANAECSAEQLLQFAIMGAALVTTAEGIERPRVALLNIGEEEIKGNETIRQAARLLQDSPLNYVGFVEGDGIFLKDLDVVVCDGFVGNIALKAGEGVAKLLAYYIKQEFQRSLLTRMSAMLVLPVLKALKGRMDPGRLNGASFVGLNGIVIKSHGSADAQAFAAAIDVAVRAVQQALPHRITGLLKAALPPSVKD, encoded by the coding sequence ATGGTGGCGGCTGACCCTGTCGTTTTAGCGATTGACGCCATGAGTGGCGACCACGGTCACAAAGTGATCGTGGACGCTGCTCTTTTGGCGTTGTCGTCTCATCCTGAGCTGCATCTGGTGCTGGTGGGCGATGAGCCGACTTTGCGCGCGACGCTGGAGATGCGGCATGCCTCGGACAATGCGCGCATCCAGCTTCAGCATGCGGCCGAGGTGGTGGCGATGGACGAATCGCCGTCCAAAGTGCTGCGCGGCAAAAAAGACTCATCGATGCGGGTGGCGATCGATGCCGTCAAGAGCGGGCGTGCCCAGGCGGCTGTGTCGGCGGGGAACACCGGGGCGTTGATGGCAACCGCCAAGTTTGTGCTGAAAACCCTGCCGGGGATTGATCGTCCGGCGATCATCTCCCCGCTGCCGTCCCAGCGCGGGCGGGTTTATATGCTGGATCTGGGCGCCAACGCCGAATGCAGTGCCGAGCAGTTGCTGCAATTTGCCATCATGGGCGCTGCCCTGGTGACCACCGCCGAGGGCATCGAGCGGCCGCGTGTGGCCTTGCTGAATATTGGCGAAGAAGAAATCAAGGGCAACGAAACGATCCGCCAGGCCGCGCGCCTGTTGCAGGATTCGCCGCTCAATTACGTTGGTTTTGTCGAGGGCGACGGCATTTTTCTCAAGGATCTGGATGTGGTGGTGTGCGACGGCTTTGTCGGCAACATTGCACTCAAGGCCGGGGAGGGCGTTGCCAAGCTGTTGGCGTACTACATCAAGCAGGAATTCCAGCGCTCGCTGTTGACTCGCATGAGCGCGATGCTGGTGTTGCCGGTGCTCAAGGCGCTGAAGGGGCGGATGGATCCGGGGCGGCTCAACGGCGCCAGTTTTGTGGGGCTCAACGGCATCGTCATCAAGTCGCATGGCAGTGCCGATGCGCAGGCTTTTGCCGCCGCCATTGATGTGGCCGTGCGCGCGGTGCAGCAGGCATTGCCGCACAGGATCACCGGCTTGCTGAAAGCGGCGCTGCCGCCATCGGTCAAGGACTGA
- a CDS encoding phosphatidate cytidylyltransferase: MTAAILLPLLLALVCWGSTPLVFGVLTAVGVVIAWEWAGLTALRGGAARALYAAMVGGFLLAAWNSPQRDSHILPTLLWLTALWWLAVPLLFGGFPENLQRKPIPTLAMAALGTLLVVTTILALVTLHGMDNGTARLLYVLFLVFAADTGAYFAGRRFGKRKLAPKISPGKSIEGAYGGLALCALWAVAGAIFIFDLHGVSQVLGFVLLSLVVAVASIVGDLTESMFKRVAGVKDSGTILPGHGGMLDRVDSILAAVPVMTLGLMLLEL; this comes from the coding sequence ATGACTGCGGCAATCTTGCTGCCTCTGCTGCTGGCACTGGTGTGCTGGGGTTCTACGCCGCTGGTGTTTGGTGTGTTGACTGCGGTCGGGGTCGTCATTGCATGGGAATGGGCGGGGTTGACTGCCCTGCGGGGCGGCGCAGCGCGCGCGCTGTACGCAGCCATGGTCGGCGGTTTTTTACTGGCCGCCTGGAACAGCCCCCAGCGCGACAGCCATATTTTGCCCACGCTGCTGTGGCTGACCGCACTGTGGTGGCTGGCGGTGCCGTTGCTGTTTGGCGGCTTTCCTGAAAACTTGCAACGCAAGCCGATCCCGACGCTGGCAATGGCGGCACTTGGAACGTTGCTGGTGGTCACGACGATCCTGGCGCTGGTCACGCTGCATGGCATGGACAATGGCACTGCCAGGCTGCTGTATGTGCTGTTTCTGGTGTTTGCGGCCGATACCGGCGCCTATTTTGCCGGGCGGCGCTTTGGCAAGCGCAAACTGGCACCGAAAATATCCCCCGGAAAAAGTATCGAAGGCGCGTATGGCGGACTGGCACTCTGTGCTTTGTGGGCAGTCGCAGGCGCCATTTTTATTTTTGATCTCCACGGCGTGAGTCAGGTGCTGGGGTTTGTGCTGCTGTCACTGGTGGTGGCGGTTGCCAGTATCGTCGGGGATTTGACCGAATCCATGTTCAAGCGCGTGGCCGGGGTCAAGGACAGCGGCACTATCCTGCCCGGTCATGGCGGCATGCTGGATCGTGTTGACAGCATTCTGGCTGCGGTGCCGGTGATGACGCTGGGTTTGATGTTGCTGGAGCTGTGA
- the ispC gene encoding 1-deoxy-D-xylulose-5-phosphate reductoisomerase, with amino-acid sequence MRVQQLVILGATGTIGRNTLDVARRHPQRLQIFGLSAHRNVEAMLALCAEFSPRVAVMADEAAATALRLRLRDAGLDVEVFGGAAALAELAAAAEVDQVMAAIVGAAGLVSTLAAVQAGKRVLIANKEPLVMAGRLLMQTAARSGATLIPIDSEHNAIFQCLPAGSCCGSAPKGVRRVILTASGGPFLRTPMAALASVTPAQAVRHPNWVMGPKISVDSATMMNKGLEIIEASVLYDLAPTQIEAVIHPQSTVHSLVEYIDGSLLAQLGHSDMRIPIAHALAWPERWASGVEGLDMAQLGSLQFEAPDEQRFACLRLARQALETQGAAPNVLNAANEVAVEAFLQGRLGYTGIATVIETTLNAAQRANLQQTLDLDSILDVDRWARARAQEVLHA; translated from the coding sequence GTGAGGGTGCAGCAGCTGGTGATCCTGGGTGCGACCGGCACCATTGGCCGCAATACGCTGGATGTGGCACGGCGGCATCCGCAGCGATTGCAGATCTTTGGTCTGAGCGCGCATCGCAACGTCGAGGCGATGCTGGCGCTGTGTGCTGAATTTTCTCCGCGCGTTGCCGTGATGGCCGACGAGGCTGCGGCCACGGCGCTGCGGTTGCGGTTGCGTGACGCAGGACTCGATGTTGAGGTTTTCGGGGGGGCAGCGGCGCTTGCAGAGCTGGCGGCGGCGGCCGAAGTTGATCAGGTCATGGCCGCGATCGTTGGCGCTGCGGGGCTGGTCTCGACACTGGCGGCAGTCCAGGCGGGCAAGCGGGTGTTGATTGCCAACAAAGAGCCTTTGGTGATGGCTGGGCGGCTGCTGATGCAGACGGCGGCACGTTCGGGCGCCACGCTGATTCCGATTGATTCCGAGCACAATGCGATTTTTCAATGTCTGCCGGCAGGCAGTTGCTGCGGCAGCGCGCCCAAAGGCGTCCGGCGAGTCATTCTGACGGCATCCGGCGGGCCTTTTTTGCGAACGCCGATGGCGGCGCTGGCGTCGGTGACGCCGGCACAGGCCGTGCGCCACCCGAACTGGGTCATGGGGCCGAAGATCTCGGTCGATTCGGCAACGATGATGAACAAAGGGCTGGAGATCATCGAGGCCTCCGTGCTTTATGATCTTGCGCCGACGCAAATCGAGGCCGTGATCCATCCGCAAAGCACGGTGCATTCTCTGGTGGAATATATCGACGGCTCTTTGCTGGCACAGCTGGGGCATTCGGATATGCGCATCCCGATTGCGCATGCGCTGGCCTGGCCGGAGCGATGGGCGTCAGGGGTGGAGGGGCTGGACATGGCGCAGCTGGGCAGCCTGCAATTTGAAGCCCCTGACGAGCAGCGCTTTGCCTGCCTGCGTCTTGCCCGACAGGCGCTGGAGACGCAAGGCGCTGCGCCAAATGTATTGAACGCCGCCAATGAAGTTGCGGTCGAAGCGTTCCTCCAGGGTCGTCTGGGCTATACCGGAATTGCTACCGTGATCGAAACAACACTCAATGCCGCACAGCGGGCGAATCTGCAACAGACGCTGGATCTGGATTCCATTCTGGACGTGGACCGCTGGGCGCGCGCGCGCGCGCAGGAGGTGCTGCATGCCTGA
- the map gene encoding type I methionyl aminopeptidase encodes MSITIKTPEEQQKMREAGQAAAEVLLMIAPHVKAGVSTDEINRLCHEFIVAQGDIPAPLNYGGAPGRMPFPKSICTSVNHVVCHGIPGPKVLKKGDVINIDVTVIRDGFHGDTSQMFYVGEPSILARRLTETTHEAMIEGINRVAPGVRLGDIGHAIQQYIEQRGFSVVREYCGHGIGRVFHEDPQVLHYGRPGTGIELQEGMTFTIEPMVNAGRADIKLLPDAWTVVTKDHSLSAQWEHTILVTPTGHEVLTLRNGAL; translated from the coding sequence ATGTCGATCACAATCAAAACCCCCGAAGAACAACAAAAGATGCGCGAAGCCGGACAGGCTGCCGCAGAAGTCCTGCTGATGATTGCGCCACACGTCAAGGCGGGCGTCAGCACCGATGAAATCAATCGCCTGTGTCACGAATTCATCGTTGCCCAGGGGGACATCCCGGCGCCACTGAACTACGGCGGCGCCCCGGGCCGGATGCCATTTCCCAAGTCGATCTGCACCTCGGTCAACCATGTGGTGTGCCACGGCATCCCGGGACCCAAGGTGCTGAAAAAAGGCGACGTCATCAACATCGACGTCACCGTGATCCGCGATGGCTTTCACGGCGACACCAGCCAGATGTTCTACGTCGGCGAGCCCAGCATCCTCGCCCGTCGCCTGACCGAGACCACGCATGAGGCGATGATCGAAGGCATCAACAGGGTTGCCCCCGGCGTGCGGCTGGGCGATATCGGCCATGCAATCCAGCAATACATCGAACAGCGCGGTTTTTCCGTCGTCCGTGAATATTGCGGCCACGGCATCGGTCGCGTTTTTCACGAGGATCCGCAAGTGCTGCACTATGGCCGCCCCGGCACCGGCATCGAGTTGCAGGAAGGCATGACTTTCACGATCGAGCCGATGGTCAACGCAGGTCGTGCCGACATCAAGCTGCTGCCCGACGCCTGGACGGTGGTCACCAAGGATCATTCGTTATCGGCCCAATGGGAGCACACGATTCTGGTCACGCCAACCGGCCATGAAGTGCTGACGCTGCGCAACGGTGCGTTGTAA
- the uppS gene encoding polyprenyl diphosphate synthase, whose amino-acid sequence MDGNGRWAQQRSRPRTFGHRAGLRAVRKVVRAAANSGVGYLTLFAFSQENWKRPVTEVNLLIQLFVTVLRREISALHKNKVRIRFIGQHADFPTALLQQMQRAEALTRENTGLQLLVAVGYGGQWDIVQAAQRVVDRGQLLSIEGVQAELVTADAPAPDLLIRTGGESRISNFLLWQLAYTELYFCATLWPDFDEAAFAEALAWFAGRQRRFGCLPESA is encoded by the coding sequence ATGGATGGCAACGGACGCTGGGCGCAGCAGCGCAGCCGCCCGCGCACATTTGGCCATCGGGCTGGATTGCGCGCGGTGCGCAAGGTGGTGCGCGCGGCGGCCAACAGCGGCGTGGGTTACCTGACGCTGTTTGCGTTCTCGCAGGAGAACTGGAAACGCCCGGTGACGGAAGTCAACCTGCTGATTCAATTGTTCGTGACGGTGTTGCGGCGCGAGATCAGCGCGCTGCACAAAAACAAAGTGCGGATTCGCTTCATTGGGCAGCACGCCGATTTTCCCACGGCGTTGTTGCAGCAAATGCAGCGTGCCGAGGCACTGACCCGAGAGAACACCGGCCTGCAATTGCTGGTTGCCGTTGGCTATGGCGGCCAGTGGGATATCGTCCAGGCGGCGCAGCGCGTGGTCGATCGCGGCCAGTTGCTCAGCATCGAAGGGGTGCAGGCCGAACTGGTCACGGCCGACGCGCCGGCCCCGGATTTACTCATCCGCACCGGGGGCGAAAGCCGGATCAGCAACTTTTTGTTGTGGCAGCTTGCGTATACCGAATTATATTTTTGTGCCACGCTCTGGCCTGATTTTGACGAGGCCGCATTTGCCGAAGCACTGGCGTGGTTTGCGGGGCGTCAACGTCGCTTTGGCTGTTTACCGGAATCTGCCTGA
- the glnD gene encoding [protein-PII] uridylyltransferase: MSVAPIAGEDEAATLFGAARIRARLAQGGSTTAAFHDTLQWGHERLYSLFADGLSAAALVRARGHLVDEVLRCAWQKFLPDSDHGMALIAVGGYGRNELLPHSDIDLLLLYPDEITLQTRRSALEALTAFCWDIGLQISQSVRSVAGCVEAARDDLTVITNLIEARLLAGDAALFAQLQTAITPDQIWPVRAFFEGKRNEQIARHRKYDDTGYKLEPNVKESPGGLRDLDTIRWVTKRHFGAQTLHELRERGFLTKQECDELFAGQDFLWRVRFALHMLNGRHEDRLLFDSQIKVAALFGYVDTDHNKAVEQFMQLYYRTIKSLSCLNDMLLQLFEEAILHPDISKPSALNARFAVRHHIIEARDDEVFKRQPWALLEIFLLLQQHPKLAGIRAQTLRMILRDNHLLTREVRTSVKARALFMAMFRQGRGLTRNLRRMNRYGVLGRYIPEFGSIVGLMQFDLFHTLTVDEHILYVLRNARRFAMPRFAHEVPFCSEVMQQLPKPELLYLAAFWHDLGKGRGGDHSTIGAAEAEAFCLAHGLSHADAELVAWLVRQHLLMSLTAQKKDISDANVIAEFAGIVGQRSRLDYLFLLTCADIRGTNPALWNTWRAALLKDLYLQSARLLEGEIDPRRLEHERSTHARTVARALLCDVLPDATVDQHWARFDEDYFLRHSAEELAWQLPAIASAQEHDLPIVLVNRIDAHGTTVFVYTRDRDHLFGLSTGVLAKLGLNILDARLHTTDDGFVLDSYVVSEHDPAQIIDGMRREEIQHALRKVLRDPEASTVQINRDTPRRLRHFDTPTQVYFHQDHARRRTLLELITADQPGLLSLIGRVFQKRGLLLNAAKIATIGARAEDVFTITDRMHRPITDEKALNELRDVLIRTLDRRDGA, translated from the coding sequence ATGAGCGTCGCGCCCATCGCAGGCGAAGACGAAGCCGCCACATTGTTCGGTGCCGCGCGCATTCGCGCCAGACTCGCACAGGGCGGCTCGACCACCGCCGCATTCCACGACACGCTGCAATGGGGGCATGAACGGCTTTACAGCCTGTTTGCCGACGGTCTGTCTGCGGCCGCACTGGTGCGCGCGCGCGGTCACCTCGTCGATGAAGTGCTGCGCTGCGCCTGGCAAAAGTTTCTCCCCGACAGTGACCACGGCATGGCCTTGATCGCTGTCGGCGGTTACGGGCGCAATGAACTGCTGCCCCACTCCGACATCGACCTGTTACTGCTCTACCCGGATGAAATCACGCTGCAAACCCGACGCAGCGCACTGGAAGCCCTGACTGCATTTTGCTGGGATATCGGCCTGCAGATCAGCCAGAGCGTGCGCAGCGTGGCGGGTTGCGTGGAGGCCGCCCGTGATGATCTGACCGTCATCACCAACCTCATCGAAGCACGGCTGCTGGCAGGTGACGCCGCTTTGTTTGCGCAGCTCCAGACCGCCATCACCCCTGATCAGATCTGGCCGGTGCGCGCGTTTTTTGAAGGCAAACGCAATGAACAGATCGCGCGCCACCGCAAATACGATGACACCGGCTACAAACTCGAACCCAACGTCAAAGAGAGTCCGGGCGGCCTGCGTGATCTCGACACCATCCGCTGGGTCACCAAGCGCCACTTCGGCGCCCAGACGCTGCACGAGCTGCGTGAACGCGGCTTTCTGACCAAGCAGGAGTGCGATGAGCTGTTCGCCGGCCAGGATTTTCTGTGGCGCGTTCGCTTTGCCCTGCACATGCTCAATGGCCGCCACGAAGATCGCCTGCTGTTTGACAGCCAGATCAAGGTCGCTGCGCTGTTTGGCTATGTCGACACCGATCACAACAAGGCGGTCGAACAGTTCATGCAGCTGTATTACCGCACCATCAAAAGCCTGTCGTGCCTGAACGACATGCTGCTGCAACTGTTTGAAGAAGCGATTCTGCACCCGGATATCAGCAAACCCAGCGCGCTGAACGCGCGCTTTGCGGTGCGCCATCACATCATCGAAGCGCGCGATGACGAGGTTTTCAAACGTCAGCCCTGGGCCTTGCTCGAAATCTTCCTGCTTCTGCAACAGCATCCCAAGCTGGCCGGCATCCGCGCGCAAACGCTGCGCATGATCCTGCGCGACAACCACCTGCTCACCCGCGAAGTGCGCACTTCCGTCAAGGCTCGCGCACTGTTCATGGCCATGTTCCGCCAGGGGCGTGGCCTGACCCGCAATCTGCGGCGGATGAACCGCTATGGCGTGCTCGGACGTTATATTCCCGAGTTCGGCAGCATCGTCGGCCTGATGCAATTCGATCTGTTTCATACCCTCACCGTAGACGAGCACATTCTTTACGTCCTGCGCAACGCACGACGCTTTGCCATGCCTCGCTTTGCTCACGAAGTGCCGTTTTGCAGCGAGGTGATGCAGCAACTGCCCAAGCCCGAGCTGCTGTATCTGGCCGCGTTCTGGCATGACCTGGGCAAAGGGCGAGGCGGCGACCATTCGACGATTGGCGCAGCAGAAGCCGAAGCATTCTGCCTCGCTCACGGGCTGTCCCACGCCGATGCCGAACTGGTTGCCTGGCTGGTACGCCAGCATTTGTTGATGTCCCTGACCGCCCAGAAAAAAGACATCTCCGATGCCAATGTCATTGCCGAATTCGCCGGCATCGTCGGCCAGCGCAGTCGCCTGGACTATCTGTTTTTGCTGACCTGCGCCGATATTCGCGGCACCAATCCGGCGCTGTGGAATACCTGGCGCGCCGCCCTGCTCAAGGACCTGTACCTGCAAAGCGCGCGCCTGCTCGAAGGCGAAATCGACCCCAGACGGCTCGAACATGAGCGCAGCACCCACGCCCGCACCGTTGCGCGCGCCCTGCTCTGCGACGTTCTGCCCGATGCCACCGTCGATCAGCACTGGGCACGCTTTGATGAAGATTATTTTTTGCGCCACAGCGCCGAAGAACTCGCCTGGCAACTGCCTGCCATTGCCAGCGCACAGGAACACGACCTGCCCATCGTTCTGGTCAATCGCATCGACGCGCACGGCACCACCGTATTCGTCTACACGCGCGATCGTGACCACCTGTTCGGCCTGTCCACTGGCGTGCTGGCCAAACTCGGTCTCAACATTCTCGATGCTCGCCTGCACACCACCGATGACGGCTTTGTTCTGGACTCCTACGTCGTCAGCGAACACGACCCCGCCCAGATCATCGACGGCATGCGCCGCGAAGAAATCCAGCACGCCCTGCGCAAGGTTCTGCGCGACCCCGAAGCCTCAACCGTGCAGATCAACCGCGACACCCCACGCCGCCTTCGCCACTTCGACACGCCCACCCAAGTCTATTTTCACCAGGATCACGCGCGCCGCCGCACATTGCTGGAGCTGATCACCGCCGATCAGCCCGGCCTGCTGTCACTGATCGGTCGGGTATTCCAGAAACGGGGGTTGCTGCTCAACGCCGCCAAGATCGCCACCATCGGCGCGCGCGCTGAAGACGTGTTCACCATCACCGATCGAATGCATCGCCCGATCACCGATGAAAAAGCCCTCAACGAATTACGCGACGTGCTGATCCGCACACTCGACCGGCGCGACGGGGCATAA
- the frr gene encoding ribosome recycling factor — translation MINDIKNDASARMQKSVESLKTELMKLRTGRASAALLDHVRVDYYGSETPITQAASVTVEDARTICITAWDKGMIGAIEKAILTSDLGLNPNTAGTTIRIVIPPLTEERRRDLAKVVRNEAEGARVAVRNVRRDANQAIKDLEKAKTISTDEMKRGETDIQKLTDQFIGKVDEVAAAKEKELMSM, via the coding sequence ATGATCAACGACATCAAGAACGACGCCTCTGCGCGGATGCAAAAAAGCGTCGAATCCCTGAAAACCGAGCTGATGAAACTGCGCACGGGCCGAGCCAGTGCGGCTTTGCTCGATCATGTCCGCGTGGACTATTACGGCAGTGAAACGCCGATTACCCAGGCGGCATCGGTCACGGTTGAAGACGCGCGGACGATCTGCATCACGGCATGGGACAAGGGCATGATCGGGGCGATCGAAAAAGCCATCCTGACTTCCGATCTGGGGCTCAACCCGAACACGGCCGGTACGACCATCCGCATCGTCATTCCGCCGTTGACCGAAGAGCGTCGGCGTGATCTGGCCAAGGTCGTTCGCAACGAAGCGGAAGGGGCGCGGGTTGCCGTGCGCAATGTGCGCCGCGATGCCAACCAGGCGATCAAGGATCTGGAAAAAGCCAAGACCATCAGCACCGACGAAATGAAGCGCGGCGAAACCGACATTCAAAAGCTCACCGATCAGTTCATCGGCAAGGTGGACGAGGTTGCTGCAGCCAAAGAAAAAGAATTGATGTCGATGTAA
- the pyrH gene encoding UMP kinase has translation MTARPAYRRILLKLSGEALMGQLGFGIDPQVVGFLAREIKAVVDAGVEVALVVGGGNIFRGEGLAKAGIDRVTGDHMGMLATVMNALALQDAMERIGLKVRVQSALRINEVCEDYIRRKAVRHLEKGRVVVFSAGTGNPFFTTDSAAALRAVEIEADLILKATKVDGIYTADPKKHADARRYDQLTYDQALDQRLGVMDQTAMVLCRDHNMRLCVYDMDRPGALQAIVQGDDSIGTRVHV, from the coding sequence ATGACGGCTCGGCCTGCATATCGACGGATTCTCCTCAAATTGTCCGGTGAGGCGCTGATGGGGCAGCTCGGATTTGGGATTGATCCCCAAGTCGTCGGATTTCTTGCCCGGGAGATCAAGGCTGTTGTCGACGCCGGGGTGGAGGTTGCATTGGTTGTGGGCGGCGGCAACATCTTCCGTGGTGAAGGTTTGGCCAAGGCTGGGATCGACCGTGTGACCGGCGACCACATGGGCATGCTGGCCACGGTGATGAATGCGCTGGCGCTGCAGGATGCGATGGAGCGCATTGGCCTGAAGGTGCGGGTGCAATCGGCCTTGCGCATCAATGAGGTTTGCGAGGACTACATTCGCCGCAAGGCTGTGCGGCATCTCGAAAAGGGCCGGGTGGTGGTTTTTTCTGCCGGAACCGGCAACCCGTTTTTTACCACCGATTCGGCGGCGGCACTGCGCGCGGTCGAAATCGAGGCCGATCTGATTCTCAAGGCAACCAAGGTTGATGGTATCTACACGGCCGACCCCAAGAAGCACGCAGACGCCCGCCGGTATGACCAGCTGACCTACGATCAGGCGCTGGATCAGCGCCTGGGGGTCATGGATCAAACCGCCATGGTGCTGTGCCGGGATCACAACATGCGCCTGTGCGTCTACGACATGGATCGCCCCGGTGCGCTTCAGGCCATCGTTCAGGGCGACGACAGCATCGGTACGCGCGTCCATGTCTAA
- the rpsB gene encoding 30S ribosomal protein S2 gives MTNVTMRQLLEAGVHFGHRTRYWNPKMQEYIFGDRNRIHIINLEQTLPMLKDACSFTGKVAASGGRVLFVGTKRAARDVMQEEATRAGMPYINQRWLGGTLTNFKTVKTSVKRLIEMEKQVEDGTINRLNKKEQLTFTRELEKLRKSLGGIKGMPSLPDCLFIIDTGYEKNAIAEARKLGIPVVAVVDTNNDPSVVDYVVPGNDDATRAIRVYAQCVADAIIEGRGSNPIAHQVEELVEASEERQAPRRPRPSGPRKPGADNRGGRGRRSNDSEE, from the coding sequence ATGACGAATGTCACCATGCGTCAGTTGCTGGAAGCGGGCGTCCATTTTGGTCACCGCACGCGCTACTGGAATCCGAAGATGCAGGAATACATCTTCGGCGATCGCAATCGTATCCATATCATCAACCTTGAGCAGACGCTGCCGATGCTCAAGGATGCCTGCTCGTTCACGGGCAAGGTTGCCGCCAGTGGCGGTCGCGTCCTGTTTGTGGGCACCAAGCGCGCTGCGCGCGACGTGATGCAGGAAGAAGCCACACGCGCCGGCATGCCGTACATCAACCAGCGCTGGCTGGGCGGTACGCTGACCAACTTCAAGACCGTCAAGACCTCGGTCAAGCGCCTGATCGAGATGGAAAAGCAGGTTGAGGACGGCACCATCAATCGTCTCAACAAAAAAGAACAGCTGACGTTTACGCGCGAGTTGGAAAAGCTGCGCAAGTCGCTGGGCGGCATCAAGGGTATGCCGAGCCTGCCGGATTGTCTGTTCATCATTGATACCGGCTACGAAAAAAATGCCATCGCTGAAGCCCGCAAGCTGGGGATTCCGGTGGTCGCGGTGGTCGATACCAACAACGATCCGTCGGTCGTCGATTATGTCGTGCCGGGCAATGACGATGCCACGCGCGCGATCCGTGTTTACGCCCAGTGTGTGGCCGATGCCATCATCGAAGGGCGCGGCAGCAACCCGATCGCCCACCAGGTCGAAGAGCTGGTCGAAGCCAGCGAAGAGCGTCAAGCCCCGCGTCGTCCGCGCCCCAGCGGCCCGCGCAAGCCGGGTGCTGACAACCGTGGCGGCCGTGGCCGTCGTTCCAACGATTCGGAGGAATAA